In Plasmodium malariae genome assembly, chromosome: 11, the following proteins share a genomic window:
- the PmUG01_11030100 gene encoding conserved protein, unknown function, whose translation MLPGKRDKTHDKLSGVKIHNSNSNSSNVGSTNIRDNNIRSCNIGSSNIGISNIGISNIGISNIGISNIGISNIGSSNIRSSNIRSSHIRSSIINRSNIKSAEVHRGKIKGKKENLEKKTKGTSSNEGKKDNETFVECVIKDKKEREKILLQCEELQRKELEALKLIYVRDKELNIKNENNKESDTIIYMQLNDENISDNIINLTFELPKDYPLKSFLIININVKNFTPDMNSYINQEIYKDIQNYLDQESSILNIIYKVNELVENIQNRKEAVVEHISSLSDEQENTSDIKEDEGNENFQNYQNQIIDDKLPFLYYHNMSFSNHKKILARRLCYSHHILNLVKRSCIIKWAKELKIGGYSKIGYPGIIICEGPKDEVDFYINSLNKLRWKHFDCRGMDDIELNEYENIEEARVLPKTMREIDPKGMSTLSDICTQCGLRDLFLTSMKIYNPSRKTATNERNQNVQNSNKERKKKKMK comes from the coding sequence aTGTTACCAGGCAAAAGAGATAAAACACATGACAAATTGAGTGGagtaaaaatacataatagtaacagtaatagtagtaacgTGGGTAGTACTAATATTAGAGATAATAATATCAGAAGTTGTAATATCGGAAGTAGTAATATCGGAATTAGTAATATCGGAATTAGTAATATCGGAATTAGTAATATCGGAATTAGTAATATCGGAATTAGTAATATCGGAAGTAGTAATATCAGAAGTAGCAATATCAGAAGTAGTCATATCAGAAGTagtattattaatagaaGTAATATCAAATCTGCGGAAGTGCATAGGGGCAAAATTAAGGGGAAGAAggaaaatttagaaaaaaaaactaaaggCACTAGTTCAAACGAGGGAAAGAAGGACAATGAAACTTTTGTGGAGTGTGTTATAAAGgacaaaaaagaaagagaaaaaatattactacaATGTGAAGAGTTGCAAAGAAAAGAACTGGAAGCTTTAAAATTGATTTATGTTCGAgataaagaattaaatataaaaaatgaaaataataaagaaagtgatacaataatatatatgcaattaaatgatgaaaatatttcagataacataataaatttaacttTTGAGTTACCAAAGGATTACCCTTtaaaatcttttttaataattaatataaatgtaaaaaatttcacACCTGATATGAATAGTTATATTAATCAAGAAATTTATAAAGATATTCAAAATTACTTGGACCAAGAGAGtagtattttaaatattatatataaagtcAACGAATTAGTcgaaaatatacaaaataggAAAGAGGCAGTAGTTGAGcatatttcttctttatcaGATGAACAGGAAAATACAAGTGATATAAAAGAAGACGAAGGTAAcgaaaattttcaaaattatcaAAACCAGATAATAGATGACAAATTACCATTTCTATACTATCATAATATGTCCTTTTccaatcataaaaaaatattagccCGAAGGTTATGCTATTCACATCATATACTTAATTTAGTAAAAAGATCATGCATAATTAAGTGGgcaaaagaattaaaaattggAGGATATTCAAAAATAGGTTATCCcggaattattatttgtgaAGGCCCCAAAGATGAAGTAGATTTCTACATCAatagtttaaataaattgaGATGGAAACATTTTGATTGTAGAGGTATGGATGATATtgaattaaatgaatatgaaaatatagaaGAAGCACGAGTACTTCCAAAAACCATGCGTGAAATAGACCCAAAGGGTATGAGCACACTGTCAGACATATGTACCCAATGTGGCTTAAGGGACCTTTTCTTAACTAgcatgaaaatttataaccCAAGTAGGAAGACCGCAACGAATGAAAGAAACCAGAACGTACAAAACAGTAATAAGGagaggaaaaagaagaaaatgaagTGA
- the SF3B5 gene encoding splicing factor 3B subunit 5, putative, producing MSTFDRFNIHAQLEHLQSKYQGSGHSDTTRWEWLTNIHRDTLASHVGHYSRLAYFAIVENEPIAKIRYRCLQNMSLPVVPKPKKELKQ from the exons atgtctaCATTTGATAGATTTAATATTCATGCACAGTTGGAACATCTACAGAGCAAATATCAAGGCTCAGGTCATTCTGATACAACTAGGTG GGAATGGTTAACGAATATCCACAGAGACACCTTAGCATCGCATGTTGGACATTATTCAAG gttGGCTTATTTTGCAATTGTAGAAAATGAACCAATTGCCAAAATAAGATATCGATGTCTTCAG AATATGTCACTTCCAGTCGTTCCCAAGCCAAAAAAGGAATTGAAGCAATAA